TTGAAATAAATGCAAAGTATTTTTATGATAATATTCAAAAATGATTAAACTTACACATAAAAATGAATTCAACTAATGCCTTTATCAAATTTAAACAAAGAACAACTAGAAGCTGCAACTTGTGAACCTGGATATAACCTAATAATCGCAAGTGCAGGTACAGGAAAAACCTCTACTATTGTTGGAAGAATTGCAAACTTAATTAATGCTGGAACAAAACCAGATGAAATTTTACTATTAACTTTTACAAACAAAGCAGCAGCTGAGATGGTACAAAGAGTTGCAAAATTTTTTGGAAAAGATATTGCTGCAAAAATTATGGCAGGTACTTTTCACTCTGTTTCATATAAGCTACTTAAAAAACTTGAAATAAATATTAATTTAAAGCAACCAAATGAGCTTAAAACACTATTTAAATCTTTATATGAAAAAAGAGTATTTTATAATAGAGATGATGAGGCAAATCCATATGATGGTGGCTATTTATATGATTTATATTCTCTTTTTCTAAACTCAAACGATGGTGAAGAGTTTGGAGAGTGGATAATGACTAAAAATGCTGCACATGAACTTTATACTCCAATTTATGAAGATGTAGTTTTAGAGTTTGATGATTTAAAGAAAAAATATGGTTATGTAAATTTTGATGATTTATTGGTTCTTATGTTAAATACTTTAAAAGAGAATGAGTTTGATTTTAAAGAAATTTTGGTTGATGAGTATCAAGATACAAACCCTTTACAAGGAAGATTACTTGATGGCTTTAAACCAAAATCATTATTTTGCGTTGGAGATTATGATCAAAGTATTTATGCCTTCAATGGTTCAGATATTGGAATTATTTCGACTTTTTCGACAAGATATCAAGGTGCAAATGTATATACACTTAGAAAGAATTATCGTTCATCAAGACCAATTTTAGATTTAGCATCAAAAGTAATAGAATACAATGAAAGAATCTATGAAAAAAATCTTCAAGTAATGAGAAATGATGTAGATATTAAGCCAAAGTTATTAGCTTTTAATGAACTCTTTGGTCAATATGAGTATATTTCAAAACTTATATCTCAAAGTAGCACACCACACAATGAAATTGCAATTATTTTTAGAAATAATTCAAGTGCTGATGGTATAGAAGTAAACTTAAGAGAGTTTAGTATTCCTGCAAAGAGAAAAGGTGGAATGTCTTTTTTTGATGCAATGGAAGTTAAATTTATAATTGATATTTTAATGCTACAAATATCTCGTAATGATATGATGGCTTTTATTCATTTAATAGAGTATGGAAAAGGTATAGGAAAAGCAATTGCAAAAGATATTTTTGATGCACTAGTGAAATTAGGACATGGAAGATTATTTGATGGATTGTTTAATCCAGATGATAAGATAAAAAATCCATATGAATCAAGTAAAGTTAAAAATATTCAGTTGGGTTTATTTGATGATTTTATAGAGCTTGGAAGTTTAGCTAAGTTTAAAGATTGTGGATTTGAAGAGAGATTTTTATCAAATCCAATACTAAAACATCCAAAACTAAATGTTGAGGGTGCAAACTATTTGTATGATTTTTACAAGTTATTAAAAGAGTTAAAAAGAGTTAAAACACCAAGTTCTCAAATTGAGCATATTTTTAAAAGCCCACTTTTTAATAGAGTTAAAGAGATATTATCTACAAAAAGAGCGACTCAAAAAGATGGTACAGTAAATTTAGAACTTAAAAATAACTCCATTTCAAAAATAAATAGAAAAGCTGTTCTTTTAAAAAGATTATCAACACACTACACAGAACTTTCAAAGTTTATTAACTCAATGGTTTTAGGTGGAAGTGAAATGAGTGAGGGTGATGGTGTAAATTTACTTTCAGTACACGCAAGTAAAGGTTTAGAATTTAAAGAAGTTTATGTAATTGATTTAATGGATGGAAGATTTCCAAATAGAAAGCTTATGAGCAAAGGTGGAAGTTTAGAAGAAGAAAGACGACTATTTTATGTAGCAGTTACAAGAGCAAAAGATATTTTGTATTTAAGTTATGCAAAATATGACAGAATTAAAAAAATAGATTTTATACATTCACCATTTTTAAAAGAAGCAGGATTGATAAAAGACGCAGCTAAGAGTGAAGATTAGATAAGGTTTAATCTACTTCTTACTCTATTTTTACCAGAGTTCTTTGCACTATAAAGATGTGTATCTGCTTTTTGTAGCATTTCATCAATAGTTGAACAATTTTTTATATCACTTACCCCAAAACTAGCTGTTATATTAATATTTTTATCTTTTATTACAATATTAATATTTTCAATACTTTTTCTAATTTTATTGGCAATTTTTATTGCTTTATCTAAGTTTGTATTTTTTAATACTATTGCAAACTCTTCCCCACCTAATCGTCCAAAGATATCATCTTCAATAATATTTTGTTTTACACATTTACTAAAAGCAACTAATGCTCTATCACCTAAATCATGTCCGTAAGAATCATTTAATCTTTTAAAGTTATCAATATCAATCATTATTACACAAAGATCATTTAAGTTCTTATTTGTTTGTGAAAAAATATTTTGAGCATGCATAAAAAAATGTCTTCTATTCATAGTCTTTGTTAAAAAGTCAGTATGTGCTAAATCATATAGTTTTAAATTTACTTTTTCTAACTCTTTTAATGCAGAGCTAATTTGTAAAGTTCTTTCTTTAACTCTATTTTCAAGATTATTATTATGTTCTTTAAGAGTTTTTTGATAAATATATGTTGTATAAAATAGAAGTATTAAAAATAGTATTAAAAAAGCACAAAATATAAATATTGTATTCTCTCCTTCTTTCATAAATAAAGTCTTATTTTTTAGTTTTAAAGAGAATAAATAATGGCTTTGTTGACTATAAAAAGATACTTTTGTAGTTATATTTTGTATATCTATTTTTGTATTTAAAAATACTTTATCAAAAATCTTAGAATTAGATATATAATTATTATTCGAATAAATATGTTCATCAATTAAAGCTATTTTTTCAAAATTTAAAGCTAAGTTTTTCAGTTCTTTATTGCTGATTTGTTTAATTGTATAAATAAAAAAGTCTTTATTTATAACTTTTTTATTTATAAAAAAAAGTTCTGAATTTATATTTACAACAATTCCAAATGTTGGTAAATTAGAAAATGAGTTTAAAATCTTTTTTTCTAGATGTAAGATATTTTTTATTTTATGATTAGGATTTATCTTTTTTAAAACTATTTTAGAGTTTTTTTCAAACATTAAAAAATCTAAATCAAGAGTTTTCATAATAAAATCTGTTTTTTCAAGATTACTTTGTCTTAAGATATTTTTATAGTTTTTATTTAAGTTTATAAGATAGTCAATTTTCTTTTCATTTTCTAAAAGTTTATTTTCAATATTATGAACAAATGTTTCTAAATGTTTTAAGTTTTCTATCTTTTCTATGTTTATATATTTTTTCATTATTGTAAAGTAGCTAAAAAGTATAAATGTAATAGTTAATAAAGAGATTGTTATTACAAATAATATGGTTTTATTTTGTATGATTTTTTTCACTATTATTTTACTCTTGATATGGTGTGATTTGATTTGAATTTATAATATTACCATAAAAATCTAAAATTACTATAATTTATAGGTAAATTAATAAAATAAATTTCAATTGTGTTTAGTTAGGAAAACTATTTTGTCATTTTTCTAGTTAAAGACTAAAATATGCATATAAAAAAACTAATTTTATTTTTTAATAAAAGAAATTACTATAATAATTCAAAATTATATTTAATATAATTTTATAATATGATTCTATAAGCCCCTATTTTATTGCTACTTTAATGCTACCAATAAATATTATACTTGCAAAGTGATAAGAAAAATCAATGTTTCTAGTTAGTTGCTTGTAAATTTCAATAATAAATATATAATTGTAATTTTCTAGCTTAATTGTTGCAGTTTAAAGAGGGGAGCACATGAAAAACAGTAAGGTTATTAAGATGCGTAATCTTGATGTTAGTGAGGTAAAAGAGTCTTCCAGAAGAGACTTCTTTAAGAAGAGTATCTTGTATTCAGCAGGTGCATTGGGAGCAGGTTCATTTCTTTCACCTACAATTGCAAGTGCAAATGAAAAAGAGATAATGCAAGAAGCTCAATGGAGTACAAAACTTGGTGATCCAATAAATAAGAATTTATATGGTTTACCCTCAGCATATGAACATAATAATATAAGAAGAACTCATGATTTGTTATCTTCTGGTGATGCATATGCTTCTATATCAATGTGTCCAATACATGAATCAGAAGGAATTATTACACCAAATGGTTTATTTTTTACAAGAAATCATGGTGGAACTGCGCAAGTTGATCCAAATAAGTGGAGACTTATGATTCATGGTAAAGTGAAAAAGCCAATAGTTTTAACTTTAGATAAATTAAAAAAATATCCAAGTGAAACTAGAATATATTTTATTGAGTGTCCTGCAAATGGAAGTCCAGAGTGGAGAGGTCCTCAGTTTAATAGCTTACAGTTTATGAAAGGAATGATGAGTTCTGCCCAATGGACTGGAGTAATGTTAAAAACTATCTTAAAAGATATTGGACTTGAAAAAGATGCAGTTTGGATGCTAGCTGAGGGTAGTGATAATGCAAGTAATCCAAGAACAATTCCTGTTGAAAAAGCACTTGATGATGTGATGGTAGTATGGGCTCAAAATGGTGAAGCTTTACGTCCAGAACAAGGCTATCCTGTAAGACTTATTGTTCCAGGTTGGGAAGGTAATTTAAATACTAAATGGCTAAAAAGATTAGAGTTTTCTAATAAACCTTGGCACTCAAAAGAAGAGACTTCAAAATATACAATGCTTCAAGAATCAGGTAAAGCTATTAGATATTTTTGGGTTAATGAAGTTAACTCTGTAATTACTTCACCATGTCCTGAAAAGCCTTGGAGTGATCTAAAAAAAGGCGATTTAGTTGAAATTGAAGGACTTGCTTGGTCTGGAAGAGGAACAATTAAACATGTTGATATCTCTTTAGATGGTGGTGATAATTGGGTTGAAGCAGATTTAAAAGGACTTGTTTTACCAAAATCATGGACTAGATTTAGTTATATCATAAAATGGAAAGGGAAACCTTTATTATTAGCAAGTAGAGCAACTGATGATATGGGATATGTACAACCAACAATTGATGAAGAAACTTCTAAAGTTGGAGTAGAGTCTATTTATCACAGAAATGCGATAGTAACATGGGGAATTACAAAAAAAGGGGAGTGTAACAATGTACAAATTAGAAAACATAAAAAATCATAAAAATACGCTTCTAGGTTTTGCTTTTGCCATGCTTACAGCTAGTAGTTTAGCTTTTGCTAAAAGTGATATTGCTGTTGATGGAGGGAAAATTTATCCTACAAAAGATGGAAAATATACTCTTTATCATCAAAATTCACAAGATATAAAAAATTTTGATTTTGGAAGAAAAGCAACAAAAGATGAGATAAAAGCTTGGAATGTGGATGTTATGCCAGATGGAACAGGACTTCCAAAGTATGATACAAAAAGTGGAAAACCTGTATTAGATGAAGATGGAAATCCTAAAGTTGCACAAGGTAGTGTAGAGTGGGGTGAAGAAGTTTATGATGATAAATGTGCAAGTTGTCATGGAGAGTTTGGAGCAGGAGGTAAAGGTTATCCTACTTTAGCAGGTGGTTCTAAAGACTCTTTAAAACTGCAAAGATTAAATCCAGCACATATGAATCCAAATCCACAAGGACCTTTTAAAACTATTGGTTCTTATTGGCCATATGCAAGTACTCTTTTTTGGTATGTTCAAGACTCTATGCCTTATACAAATCCAAAAAGTTTATCAAATAGTGAAACATATGCACTAGTAGCATATTTATTATCTGTAAATGGAATAAAAATAGATGGTAAAGAGCTTGATTATGAATTTGTTTTAAATAAAGATAACTTTTCAAAAATAAAAATGCCAAATGAAGATGGTTTTTATCCTAAAGTTGATACTCCTAAAAACCCTAAACAAGGCGTGGAAAATATGAGAGAATTCTTTATAAATGCAAAAGCTTATGGTCTTGGAAAAAGATGTATGAGTGATTGTATTAAAGAAGATGTAAGCAATCTTGTTATGAAAGTTAAAAATGATTTATCACAAGATGCAAATCAAGTTTTATCAACAAAAAGAGATTTACCAAAAACAAAAGATAATCAAACTTCAAGTATAGGAAAAACAATTTATGAGTCTAAATGTGCAGTTTGTCATGGAAATGATGCTATTGGAGCACCTGTTTTAGGCGATAAAGAAGAGTGGGAAGATGTTTTACAAAAAGGTATAAAAACAGTTTATAACAATGCTTTAAATGGAATAAATGCAATGCCACCAAAAGGTGGACATATGGATATTTCAGATGAAGATATTAAAAAAACAGTTGATTATATGATTGAGTTAAGTAAATAAGAAAGGAGAGGTATTATGAAATTAAGTAAAAGTTTATTTCTTGCATTAGTTGCATTTACAGTTTTTTCTGTAAACGGTTTTGCTTCTAATAGTGAGCTAATAAAAGAGGGAGAAAAGATTTTTAATACAAAAGATCTTGGTAATTGCTTAGCATGTCATGCTGTAAATGAAAAAGAGGTTAATGGTCCAGGAACAATGGGACCAAAGCTTCAATATTTATCAGCATGGCCAGAAGATGCGTTGTATCAGAAAATCTATAATCCTTATACAACAAATCCTATTTCTGCAATGCCTGCATTTGGTAAAAATGGTTGGTTAAGCCATGAACAAATACAAGCATTAGTTGCATATTTAAAAACAATAAATTAATAAAGGAAAAATGATGTTAGAAAGAAGAAAATTTTTAGGACTTAGTGTATTGGCATTTGGTGTTGCTACTGCGCCAGTTAATTTAAGTGCAGTAAACTTTAGAGAAACAAAACCAAATCTTTGGAAAGCAACAAAAGTTGATGATGCAATAAAAGAGCTATTTGGTACTACAACTGCAACAAAGGGAAAAATAAAACTTAAAGCTCCTGATATTGCAGAAAATGGTGCTGTTATTCCTGTATCTTTTGAAACAGATTTAAAAGCTTCAAAAATAGCAGTTTTTCAAGATGCAAATCCAGAAAGTGCTGTTGCTGTATTTGATATACCTGATAATGCAATTATTGATTATGGTATTAGAATTAAGATGGCTGAAACAGGAACAGTTACTGTAGTTGCACAAGAAAATGGAAAACTATATAAAGTTTCAAAACTAGTAAAAGTAACAATTGGTGGATGTGGTGGTTGATTTTATTCAACTTTTAATTAACAAATAATATCAATATGAAAAGGGATGTAAAATGGCAAAAACAAGAATTAAAGCAAAAGAAAAAAAAGGTGTTGTAACTGTAAAAACTCTTTCAAAACACCCAATGTTAAGTTATGTAGAAGCGAAAAGAGCTAAAAAAGAAGTTAATTTTATTACACATTTTATGGCAGAAGCTAATGGAAAAGTAGTTTATGAAGTGTCAACTTCACAGTTTTTATCAAAAGACCCTTATATGAAGTTCAAATTCACAGGTGCAAAAAAAGGTGATGAAATTACTATTACGTGGGTTGATTTAAAAGGTAACAAAGACGTAAGTACAAAGAAAATTAGATAAATACTTAAAAAAGTTTTTTTATAACAAGGAGAGGGCATGTTAACTAGACTACTAAAAGCTAGTGTTTTAACATCATTTGCATTTTTTTCTTTAAATGCAACACAATTTGATGTACAAGCACAAAAAGACAAAAAAGAGTTAGTTAAGTATTTTGAAGCAAAATTTCAAGATCCTTATAAGAACAAAAATACATTTTTTCCATATTCACCAGAAGAAGAGTTAAAAGATGGGTATGAGAAAGGATTAAAACATATGGATTTTGGTATAGGAAGTTATTCTTATGCCAAAGATGCAAAAGAACAATATGAAGCAATTAAAGAGTTTCCACCTTATGAAGATAAAATAGAAGATGGAGAAGAACTTTATACTAAAGAGTTTGCAAATGGGAATTCTTTAAAAACTTGTTTTCCTGATCCAACTATTGGAGGCGATTATCCATATTTTGATACAAACAGAAAAGAAGTTATTTCTTTAACAACTGCAATAAATGAGTGTTTAGAATCAAATAATGAAAAAAAATGGAATGCAAAAAAAGGGAAAATGGCAACTTTTCAAGCATTTTTAGCATATTCAACTGCAGAAGCACAAAAGAAGATGAATATAAAAATCCCAACAAAAGAAGCACAAGAAGCTTATGAAAGAGGTAAAGAGTATTATTATACTCAAAGAGGTTACTTGAAACTTTCATGTGCAACTTGCCATATTCAAGGTGCTGGACAAAGAGTTAGAAATGAAAAGCTTTCTCCTTTATTGGGACAAATTACGCATTTTCCTGTTTATAGATTAAAATGGGGCGGTTTAGGGACACTTGAAAGAAGAATGTCAGGATGTGTAAAAGACCAAGGACAAGTACCACCTAAAAATGATAGTAAACAAATGCATGAATTACTATATTTTATGGCATATATGTCAAATGATATGCCAATAGATGGTCCAGATGTTAGAAAGTAAAAGGAGAAAATCATGAATAAGTTACTAAATATTTCACTTGTATCAATAATTACTATAGTTTTTGGTGCTTGTGCATCTTCATCTTCATCTTCTCCTAGTCTATCATCAGTAAAAGATATTGATGTAGAAAAGGTTTGTAGTGTTGAAAATAATGGTATAGAAAAAGTTATACAAACAGCAAAAAAGTATAATGAAATTGCAAAGAAGAATGAATTGGAGTTTAGAAGACTGGGAGTTAATAATACAGATTTAATAATTTCAGTTGA
The window above is part of the Malaciobacter marinus genome. Proteins encoded here:
- the soxZ gene encoding thiosulfate oxidation carrier complex protein SoxZ → MAKTRIKAKEKKGVVTVKTLSKHPMLSYVEAKRAKKEVNFITHFMAEANGKVVYEVSTSQFLSKDPYMKFKFTGAKKGDEITITWVDLKGNKDVSTKKIR
- the soxA gene encoding sulfur oxidation c-type cytochrome SoxA, which encodes MLTRLLKASVLTSFAFFSLNATQFDVQAQKDKKELVKYFEAKFQDPYKNKNTFFPYSPEEELKDGYEKGLKHMDFGIGSYSYAKDAKEQYEAIKEFPPYEDKIEDGEELYTKEFANGNSLKTCFPDPTIGGDYPYFDTNRKEVISLTTAINECLESNNEKKWNAKKGKMATFQAFLAYSTAEAQKKMNIKIPTKEAQEAYERGKEYYYTQRGYLKLSCATCHIQGAGQRVRNEKLSPLLGQITHFPVYRLKWGGLGTLERRMSGCVKDQGQVPPKNDSKQMHELLYFMAYMSNDMPIDGPDVRK
- a CDS encoding ATP-dependent helicase — protein: MPLSNLNKEQLEAATCEPGYNLIIASAGTGKTSTIVGRIANLINAGTKPDEILLLTFTNKAAAEMVQRVAKFFGKDIAAKIMAGTFHSVSYKLLKKLEININLKQPNELKTLFKSLYEKRVFYNRDDEANPYDGGYLYDLYSLFLNSNDGEEFGEWIMTKNAAHELYTPIYEDVVLEFDDLKKKYGYVNFDDLLVLMLNTLKENEFDFKEILVDEYQDTNPLQGRLLDGFKPKSLFCVGDYDQSIYAFNGSDIGIISTFSTRYQGANVYTLRKNYRSSRPILDLASKVIEYNERIYEKNLQVMRNDVDIKPKLLAFNELFGQYEYISKLISQSSTPHNEIAIIFRNNSSADGIEVNLREFSIPAKRKGGMSFFDAMEVKFIIDILMLQISRNDMMAFIHLIEYGKGIGKAIAKDIFDALVKLGHGRLFDGLFNPDDKIKNPYESSKVKNIQLGLFDDFIELGSLAKFKDCGFEERFLSNPILKHPKLNVEGANYLYDFYKLLKELKRVKTPSSQIEHIFKSPLFNRVKEILSTKRATQKDGTVNLELKNNSISKINRKAVLLKRLSTHYTELSKFINSMVLGGSEMSEGDGVNLLSVHASKGLEFKEVYVIDLMDGRFPNRKLMSKGGSLEEERRLFYVAVTRAKDILYLSYAKYDRIKKIDFIHSPFLKEAGLIKDAAKSED
- the soxY gene encoding thiosulfate oxidation carrier protein SoxY, whose product is MLERRKFLGLSVLAFGVATAPVNLSAVNFRETKPNLWKATKVDDAIKELFGTTTATKGKIKLKAPDIAENGAVIPVSFETDLKASKIAVFQDANPESAVAVFDIPDNAIIDYGIRIKMAETGTVTVVAQENGKLYKVSKLVKVTIGGCGG
- a CDS encoding GGDEF domain-containing protein — protein: MKKIIQNKTILFVITISLLTITFILFSYFTIMKKYINIEKIENLKHLETFVHNIENKLLENEKKIDYLINLNKNYKNILRQSNLEKTDFIMKTLDLDFLMFEKNSKIVLKKINPNHKIKNILHLEKKILNSFSNLPTFGIVVNINSELFFINKKVINKDFFIYTIKQISNKELKNLALNFEKIALIDEHIYSNNNYISNSKIFDKVFLNTKIDIQNITTKVSFYSQQSHYLFSLKLKNKTLFMKEGENTIFIFCAFLILFLILLFYTTYIYQKTLKEHNNNLENRVKERTLQISSALKELEKVNLKLYDLAHTDFLTKTMNRRHFFMHAQNIFSQTNKNLNDLCVIMIDIDNFKRLNDSYGHDLGDRALVAFSKCVKQNIIEDDIFGRLGGEEFAIVLKNTNLDKAIKIANKIRKSIENINIVIKDKNINITASFGVSDIKNCSTIDEMLQKADTHLYSAKNSGKNRVRSRLNLI
- the soxX gene encoding sulfur oxidation c-type cytochrome SoxX codes for the protein MKLSKSLFLALVAFTVFSVNGFASNSELIKEGEKIFNTKDLGNCLACHAVNEKEVNGPGTMGPKLQYLSAWPEDALYQKIYNPYTTNPISAMPAFGKNGWLSHEQIQALVAYLKTIN
- the soxC gene encoding sulfite dehydrogenase, coding for MKNSKVIKMRNLDVSEVKESSRRDFFKKSILYSAGALGAGSFLSPTIASANEKEIMQEAQWSTKLGDPINKNLYGLPSAYEHNNIRRTHDLLSSGDAYASISMCPIHESEGIITPNGLFFTRNHGGTAQVDPNKWRLMIHGKVKKPIVLTLDKLKKYPSETRIYFIECPANGSPEWRGPQFNSLQFMKGMMSSAQWTGVMLKTILKDIGLEKDAVWMLAEGSDNASNPRTIPVEKALDDVMVVWAQNGEALRPEQGYPVRLIVPGWEGNLNTKWLKRLEFSNKPWHSKEETSKYTMLQESGKAIRYFWVNEVNSVITSPCPEKPWSDLKKGDLVEIEGLAWSGRGTIKHVDISLDGGDNWVEADLKGLVLPKSWTRFSYIIKWKGKPLLLASRATDDMGYVQPTIDEETSKVGVESIYHRNAIVTWGITKKGECNNVQIRKHKKS
- a CDS encoding c-type cytochrome produces the protein MYKLENIKNHKNTLLGFAFAMLTASSLAFAKSDIAVDGGKIYPTKDGKYTLYHQNSQDIKNFDFGRKATKDEIKAWNVDVMPDGTGLPKYDTKSGKPVLDEDGNPKVAQGSVEWGEEVYDDKCASCHGEFGAGGKGYPTLAGGSKDSLKLQRLNPAHMNPNPQGPFKTIGSYWPYASTLFWYVQDSMPYTNPKSLSNSETYALVAYLLSVNGIKIDGKELDYEFVLNKDNFSKIKMPNEDGFYPKVDTPKNPKQGVENMREFFINAKAYGLGKRCMSDCIKEDVSNLVMKVKNDLSQDANQVLSTKRDLPKTKDNQTSSIGKTIYESKCAVCHGNDAIGAPVLGDKEEWEDVLQKGIKTVYNNALNGINAMPPKGGHMDISDEDIKKTVDYMIELSK